From Novipirellula galeiformis, the proteins below share one genomic window:
- a CDS encoding NAD-dependent epimerase/dehydratase family protein: MVGETTSVITGGAGFIGSHLTESLLQQGHRVIVVDDLSTGRKNNIEGLLENPKVQYIEGSVTEEALVNEVVDQADRVYHLAAAVGVALIAKQPIQTIERNVYPTQLILNRLGQRASKGDLVPCFIASTSEVYGKNPKEVWSEEDDLVFGATTKPRWSYGVSKAIDEFLGLAFYKEKQLPVVIGRFFNVVGPRQTGAYGMVLPRFVEAALRGGPLVVHDDGHQVRCFAHVDDVVHAVTCLVDKPEAAGRVYNIGSDRPVSILQLAQRVVERVNPKATIEFQTYADAYDESFEDIRRRVPDLTRIREAIGFAPAKDLDAIIDAVAKYQVSL; this comes from the coding sequence ATGGTGGGCGAAACGACATCGGTAATCACGGGTGGTGCGGGATTCATTGGGTCACATTTGACTGAATCTTTGCTCCAGCAAGGGCATCGCGTCATCGTCGTCGATGACCTCTCGACGGGACGTAAAAACAATATTGAAGGATTGCTCGAAAATCCCAAGGTCCAGTACATCGAGGGCTCGGTGACCGAAGAAGCTTTGGTCAATGAGGTCGTCGATCAAGCCGATCGGGTTTATCACCTCGCCGCGGCCGTGGGCGTGGCCTTGATCGCCAAGCAGCCGATCCAGACAATCGAACGCAACGTTTATCCGACGCAATTGATTTTGAATCGCTTGGGCCAACGGGCCAGCAAGGGAGACCTGGTCCCCTGTTTCATCGCCAGCACGAGCGAAGTCTACGGAAAGAATCCAAAGGAAGTGTGGTCCGAGGAAGACGACCTTGTCTTCGGCGCAACGACAAAACCAAGGTGGAGTTACGGCGTTTCCAAGGCGATTGACGAATTTCTTGGTTTGGCGTTTTACAAAGAAAAACAACTACCCGTGGTCATCGGGCGGTTCTTTAACGTCGTCGGACCGCGGCAAACGGGGGCCTATGGAATGGTGCTGCCACGGTTTGTCGAGGCGGCACTGCGCGGCGGTCCTTTGGTGGTTCACGACGATGGTCACCAAGTGCGATGTTTTGCCCATGTCGATGATGTCGTGCATGCGGTGACCTGCTTGGTTGATAAGCCTGAGGCCGCCGGTCGTGTCTACAACATCGGTAGCGATAGGCCCGTCTCGATTCTGCAGTTGGCACAGCGCGTGGTCGAGCGAGTCAATCCAAAGGCGACGATCGAGTTCCAAACCTATGCGGACGCTTACGACGAATCGTTCGAAGACATTCGCCGCCGCGTCCCCGATCTGACGCGAATCCGCGAAGCCATCGGCTTCGCGCCGGCGAAGGACCTCGACGCCATCATTGATGCGGTCGCCAAGTATCAAGTGTCGCTCTAA
- a CDS encoding PVC-type heme-binding CxxCH protein, with protein MLAIRYQVLVAVMSAAVMSAAVMSAAEIPAAETPATGTPAAKSPMAKSPMVSEDTVIRWKTQRLSSDFFSEGATAGDFNRDGVTDVASGPFWYAGPDFKTEHRFYAQDVFDPHGYSNHFFSYTDDFNQDGWDDILVFGFPGNDASWFENPKTADRFWPRHQVLDQVDNESPTYVDINGDGKRDIVCSQEGYFGFAEVNPNAPEAPWAFRRISTQSTGGKFTHGLGVGDIDGDGRMDLIEKNGWWQQPESWVGDPIWKQHLYPFSPGTGGAQMFAWDVDGDGDNDVITSLNAHGFGLRWYEQTKIDGAIAFKPHTIMGQTPAENAYGVCFSQVHAIERVDMNGDGLDDILTGKRYWAHGPRGDVNAADPAVVYWFELSRTQEDANETSASKVRWIPHLIDDDSGVGTEVNFADLDGDGNVDVFVGNKKGTFVHLQHRLAAEKPDASKHVPRSRDVGARPSTGGLPENEGLSPQQAADAITVPEGFRVQLAAGEPMVHQPIAMSLDDRGRLWIAEAHTYPTRAPQGQGQDKIIILEDQNHDGVFDSRKVFIEGLNLVSGMEVGFGGVWIGAAPYLMFIPDRDGDDVPDGEPEILLDGFGFQDTHETLNSFIWGPDGWLYGCHGVFTHSNVGPPGTADEDRTPINAGVWRYHPIKHRFEVFAHGTSNPWGLDFNQYGQSFITACVIPHMYHIIQGGRYQRQAGQHFDPYVYDDLKTIADHAHYVGNLGDHAWWKGRNEAAAHQDTNAAGGGHAHCGGMIYLGDNWPTQYHGSMFMANIHGNRINNDLFRRRGSGYVASHGDDFLFANDRWFRAINMKYGPDGSVYLIDWYDKNACHRTDREVWDRTNGRVFRIRFGSTESKAVDLSSESNERLVAYHEHENEWYPRTARRILQSRCLSSDSQTPLASNEKQAIAAQLEQLAFGSHRVSVRLRAIWTMHACGLLTTSHRERLLEDHGHKSEYLRAWAIQLEMEDSTPEERATSLLPKFIEMAATETSPHVRLALASGLQRMPLRDRWEILARLVRHSSDADDANLPLLIWYAAQPLVVVDTPRALTLAQESRLPRVRQYIYRRAAADPESIDHLLVTLGSVDDAESQKVMLAEIVAAIANQTRLKMPPQWIAVYEKLAASDDPLVRANAQLITVKFGDASIFPKLRELVADDRVDATLRRGALTALVGGKDKQLFPVLIELLTDEVLRRDAIQALANFSDPAGADTLIRHYDQFSAGEKSDALATLASRAPFAKKLLAAVSGNKLPRRDLSAFTIRQIQSLGDPALTQRVNEVWGSVRTTSAEKQERIASLKAQFTADVLAKADLAHGRALYDGTCGKCHRLFGSGGDIGPDITGSNRGDIEYSLQNIIDPNALIGRDYQPTQVLTDDGRVLIGLLKEETQTALVIQTVNEKVVIDKQAIGVRSLVATSMMPEGQLDSMTPDQVRDLIAYLASPIQVPLPGEVPRIHPETNSVSGAIEAESVSSFSATRGQVRPQNMRNFPDGQWSGDAHLWWTDAKPGDKLSLSISVATPGTREVFVAMTKAHDYGTFEYSINGVKVLAPIDLFNKGGVIATGPVSLGTHELKQGVNVIEVEVTGAHPAATKRFMFGLDYIYLK; from the coding sequence ATGTTAGCGATACGCTATCAAGTGTTGGTCGCAGTGATGTCAGCCGCAGTGATGTCAGCCGCAGTGATGTCAGCCGCCGAAATACCAGCCGCTGAGACGCCCGCCACCGGGACGCCCGCCGCCAAGTCGCCGATGGCCAAGTCGCCGATGGTCAGTGAAGACACCGTGATCCGCTGGAAGACTCAGCGGCTTTCGAGTGATTTCTTCAGTGAGGGGGCGACCGCGGGTGACTTTAATCGCGATGGCGTGACCGATGTGGCGTCGGGACCGTTTTGGTACGCAGGCCCCGACTTCAAAACCGAGCATCGCTTTTACGCCCAAGACGTCTTCGATCCGCACGGCTATTCCAACCACTTCTTCTCGTATACCGACGACTTCAATCAAGACGGTTGGGATGACATTTTAGTGTTCGGCTTCCCCGGCAACGATGCCTCGTGGTTTGAGAACCCCAAAACCGCTGATCGTTTCTGGCCACGACATCAAGTGCTCGACCAGGTCGATAATGAATCGCCCACGTATGTCGATATCAACGGCGATGGCAAACGAGACATCGTTTGCAGCCAAGAAGGCTATTTCGGGTTCGCCGAAGTCAATCCAAATGCTCCTGAAGCACCCTGGGCGTTTCGTCGTATTTCCACCCAGAGCACCGGCGGCAAGTTCACTCATGGCCTTGGGGTGGGCGACATTGACGGGGACGGTCGGATGGACCTGATCGAAAAAAATGGATGGTGGCAACAACCCGAATCATGGGTGGGAGACCCGATTTGGAAGCAGCATCTCTATCCGTTTTCCCCTGGCACCGGCGGAGCACAGATGTTTGCGTGGGATGTCGATGGCGATGGCGATAACGACGTCATCACATCGCTCAACGCGCATGGATTTGGCTTGCGGTGGTACGAACAAACAAAGATCGATGGTGCGATTGCATTCAAGCCTCACACGATTATGGGACAAACGCCAGCCGAAAATGCTTACGGTGTCTGTTTCTCGCAAGTCCACGCCATCGAACGGGTGGATATGAACGGCGACGGCTTGGATGACATTTTGACGGGCAAGCGTTATTGGGCGCATGGGCCGCGCGGGGACGTGAACGCCGCCGATCCGGCAGTCGTCTATTGGTTCGAATTGTCACGCACTCAAGAGGATGCCAATGAAACCTCCGCATCCAAGGTGCGTTGGATTCCTCATTTGATCGACGATGATTCGGGCGTGGGAACGGAGGTCAATTTCGCGGACCTCGATGGTGATGGAAACGTCGATGTCTTTGTTGGTAACAAGAAAGGGACGTTCGTTCATTTGCAACATCGATTGGCCGCGGAGAAACCGGATGCGTCCAAGCATGTGCCGCGGTCGCGTGATGTCGGCGCTCGCCCTAGCACCGGTGGGTTGCCTGAGAACGAAGGACTCTCTCCTCAGCAGGCTGCCGATGCGATCACGGTCCCCGAAGGCTTTCGAGTTCAATTGGCCGCCGGCGAGCCGATGGTTCATCAGCCGATTGCGATGTCCTTGGATGATCGGGGCCGATTGTGGATCGCCGAAGCTCACACCTATCCCACGCGTGCACCGCAAGGCCAAGGGCAAGACAAAATCATCATTCTCGAAGATCAGAATCATGATGGCGTGTTCGATTCACGCAAGGTGTTCATCGAAGGACTCAACTTGGTGAGTGGGATGGAGGTCGGGTTCGGAGGGGTTTGGATTGGTGCGGCGCCGTACTTGATGTTTATCCCCGACCGGGATGGGGATGATGTCCCCGATGGCGAACCCGAAATCTTGTTGGATGGATTCGGTTTCCAGGACACTCACGAAACGCTCAACTCCTTTATCTGGGGGCCCGATGGATGGTTGTATGGTTGCCACGGGGTGTTCACGCATTCCAACGTTGGGCCGCCGGGAACTGCCGACGAAGACCGCACGCCAATCAATGCGGGCGTGTGGCGTTACCATCCGATCAAGCACCGCTTTGAAGTCTTTGCTCATGGAACCAGCAATCCGTGGGGGCTCGATTTCAACCAATACGGCCAATCGTTCATCACCGCGTGCGTGATTCCCCATATGTATCACATCATCCAAGGCGGTCGGTACCAACGCCAAGCGGGACAGCATTTTGATCCCTATGTTTACGACGACCTTAAAACGATCGCCGATCACGCTCACTACGTTGGCAACCTTGGCGACCATGCTTGGTGGAAAGGCCGTAACGAGGCCGCTGCTCACCAGGATACAAACGCTGCCGGCGGAGGCCATGCGCATTGTGGAGGGATGATTTATTTGGGCGACAATTGGCCCACGCAGTATCACGGTTCCATGTTCATGGCAAATATCCACGGCAACCGGATCAACAACGACTTGTTTCGGCGTAGAGGAAGTGGGTATGTCGCATCGCATGGGGACGATTTTCTGTTTGCAAACGACCGCTGGTTTCGTGCCATCAATATGAAGTACGGCCCCGACGGCAGTGTCTATCTGATCGATTGGTATGACAAAAATGCTTGCCATCGCACCGATCGTGAAGTTTGGGATCGCACGAATGGACGTGTCTTTCGGATCCGCTTTGGCAGCACCGAGTCCAAGGCCGTTGATTTGTCGAGCGAGAGCAATGAGCGTCTGGTGGCGTACCACGAACATGAAAACGAGTGGTATCCACGAACGGCCAGACGCATTTTGCAGTCGCGTTGTTTGAGTTCGGATTCGCAAACGCCACTTGCTTCGAACGAAAAACAGGCGATCGCGGCTCAGCTTGAACAATTGGCCTTTGGCTCTCATCGAGTGTCGGTTCGGTTGCGGGCGATTTGGACGATGCACGCTTGTGGTTTATTGACGACTTCGCATCGCGAACGGTTGCTCGAGGATCACGGCCACAAGTCCGAGTACTTGCGGGCGTGGGCGATTCAGCTTGAGATGGAAGATTCGACTCCAGAGGAGCGGGCGACCTCGTTGCTGCCGAAGTTCATCGAGATGGCGGCGACCGAGACTTCTCCCCACGTGCGACTCGCGTTGGCAAGTGGATTGCAGCGGATGCCGCTCCGAGACCGCTGGGAAATCCTTGCTCGCTTGGTTCGCCATAGCAGCGATGCGGACGATGCCAACTTGCCGTTGCTGATTTGGTACGCGGCTCAGCCGTTAGTCGTTGTTGACACTCCGCGAGCGCTGACGCTTGCCCAAGAATCTCGTCTACCGCGAGTGCGACAATACATTTATCGCCGCGCCGCGGCAGACCCCGAGTCGATTGATCACCTGCTCGTTACGCTGGGCAGCGTCGATGACGCCGAGTCGCAGAAGGTCATGCTGGCCGAGATTGTCGCCGCGATCGCCAATCAAACTCGTTTGAAAATGCCGCCGCAATGGATCGCGGTCTACGAAAAATTGGCGGCCAGTGACGATCCCCTGGTCCGCGCCAACGCTCAGCTGATTACGGTCAAATTCGGCGACGCTTCGATCTTTCCAAAATTGCGTGAGCTCGTCGCCGATGATCGAGTCGATGCGACATTGCGGCGGGGGGCGCTTACGGCGCTGGTGGGCGGAAAAGACAAGCAGCTTTTTCCTGTTTTGATTGAATTGCTAACCGATGAGGTGCTGCGGCGTGATGCGATTCAGGCGTTAGCAAACTTCAGCGACCCGGCGGGCGCCGACACGCTGATTCGTCACTACGATCAATTCTCTGCTGGCGAAAAATCCGATGCGCTGGCGACGCTCGCGTCGCGGGCACCCTTTGCCAAAAAATTGCTGGCCGCGGTCTCCGGCAACAAGCTTCCGCGTCGCGACCTGTCTGCGTTCACGATTCGTCAGATTCAATCGCTCGGCGACCCGGCGTTGACCCAGCGGGTGAACGAGGTTTGGGGCAGCGTGCGAACGACCTCTGCAGAAAAGCAAGAGCGAATCGCTTCGCTCAAAGCCCAATTCACCGCCGACGTGCTCGCCAAAGCGGATCTTGCTCACGGACGCGCTCTGTACGATGGGACCTGTGGCAAATGCCATCGATTGTTTGGTAGCGGCGGTGATATCGGTCCCGATATCACGGGATCGAATCGAGGAGACATTGAGTACTCGTTGCAAAACATCATCGATCCCAATGCGTTGATCGGACGTGACTATCAACCGACTCAGGTGTTAACCGACGATGGTCGTGTTTTGATCGGATTGTTAAAAGAGGAAACGCAAACGGCTTTGGTCATTCAAACCGTCAACGAAAAAGTGGTGATCGACAAGCAAGCGATCGGCGTGCGAAGCTTGGTCGCCACGTCAATGATGCCCGAGGGCCAATTGGACTCCATGACGCCCGACCAAGTGCGGGATTTGATTGCCTATTTGGCAAGTCCAATACAGGTGCCGTTGCCGGGCGAGGTGCCGCGGATCCATCCCGAAACGAACTCGGTTTCGGGGGCCATTGAAGCGGAGTCGGTCTCCTCGTTCTCAGCGACCCGCGGGCAGGTGCGGCCGCAAAACATGCGGAACTTTCCCGACGGTCAGTGGAGCGGGGATGCTCATTTATGGTGGACCGATGCCAAGCCTGGGGACAAGTTGTCTCTTTCGATCTCGGTCGCAACACCGGGCACCCGCGAAGTGTTTGTGGCAATGACCAAAGCTCACGATTACGGCACGTTCGAGTATTCGATTAACGGCGTGAAAGTTTTGGCGCCGATCGACTTGTTTAACAAGGGGGGCGTAATCGCAACGGGCCCGGTATCGCTCGGGACACACGAACTCAAGCAAGGAGTCAACGTGATCGAGGTGGAGGTGACGGGAGCTCATCCCGCCGCCACCAAGCGATTTATGTTCGGGCTCGATTACATCTACCTAAAGTAG
- a CDS encoding DUF1844 domain-containing protein translates to MSDSNPTNGDSSSDEPKIVVDSDWKEQVAKEKEAASANAAADKASDKAAAESEPVEQAVTAETPAPSSDENASLQQPPPASFEVLISMLFTQAMATLGQIPDPSSGEAKVNKPFAKHYIDTIEMLGGKTKGNLSEEESKMLSEALHALRMMYVNTK, encoded by the coding sequence ATGAGTGATTCCAACCCAACCAACGGCGACTCCAGCTCCGACGAGCCAAAAATCGTCGTCGACAGCGACTGGAAAGAACAGGTCGCCAAAGAAAAAGAAGCGGCGAGCGCCAACGCCGCTGCCGATAAAGCTTCGGACAAGGCAGCGGCCGAAAGCGAACCGGTCGAGCAAGCTGTAACGGCGGAGACGCCAGCTCCCTCGAGCGACGAAAACGCATCGCTACAACAGCCGCCTCCCGCCTCGTTCGAGGTGCTGATCTCGATGCTGTTCACTCAAGCGATGGCAACGCTTGGACAGATCCCCGATCCCTCCAGCGGCGAAGCTAAAGTCAACAAACCCTTTGCAAAGCACTACATCGACACGATCGAGATGCTTGGCGGAAAGACCAAGGGCAACCTCAGCGAAGAGGAATCTAAAATGCTCTCCGAGGCGCTGCACGCCCTACGAATGATGTACGTCAACACCAAGTAG
- a CDS encoding CTP synthase, translating into MTKHIFVTGGVVSSLGKGLTSASMGMLLEQRGLRVRMQKLDPYINVDPGTMSPYQHGEVYVLDDGSETDLDLGHYERFTSGRLSRDCNYTTGQIYLSVIEKERKGQFLGKTVQVIPHITNEIKSVIKRMGGDDVDVVITEIGGTVGDIESLPFLEAIRQFSLDVGRENCLYMHLTLVPYLKAADELKTKPTQHSVGQLREIGIQPDVLVCRCEHSISRDDREKIALFCNVPVEAVIEEKDKDFSIYEVPLSLVDNKLDELVVKKLGLPASNLDITPWTDLLHRLRNPRHEVSIAVVGKYAEHKDAYKSIYEAIDHAGIQHQTQIRVGRIQSADIEREGAERLLSGYHGILVPGGFGERGVEGKVQAIRFARERGIPFFGICLGMQCAVIEYGRNVLELEAAHSSEFDKDTPHPVICLLDEQQNVTQMGGTMRLGSQPTKLDPTSIAGKAYQSDHVDERHRHRYEFNNHYRQQFEAQGMRFAGTSPDGGLVETIELPNHPWFLAVQYHPEFKSKPLKAHPLFAGFVEAAVERRLRREDKE; encoded by the coding sequence ATGACGAAACATATCTTTGTAACCGGTGGTGTTGTTAGTTCGCTTGGCAAAGGGCTAACGAGCGCCTCGATGGGAATGCTGCTCGAGCAGCGTGGTTTGCGGGTCCGCATGCAAAAGCTGGATCCCTACATCAACGTCGACCCAGGGACGATGAGTCCCTACCAACACGGCGAGGTCTACGTTCTCGATGACGGCAGCGAAACCGACCTCGATTTGGGGCACTATGAACGGTTCACCTCCGGCCGGCTGTCGCGAGACTGTAACTACACAACCGGCCAAATCTACTTGTCGGTGATAGAAAAGGAACGGAAAGGCCAATTCCTGGGCAAAACGGTCCAGGTCATTCCCCACATCACGAACGAGATCAAGTCCGTGATCAAGCGCATGGGGGGGGATGATGTCGACGTGGTCATCACCGAGATCGGCGGCACCGTAGGCGACATCGAAAGTTTGCCGTTCCTCGAAGCGATCCGCCAATTTTCGCTCGATGTAGGGCGGGAAAATTGCCTGTACATGCACCTAACGTTGGTGCCCTACTTGAAGGCCGCTGACGAGCTGAAAACAAAGCCGACTCAGCACTCCGTGGGTCAACTGCGTGAAATTGGCATCCAACCCGACGTTCTGGTTTGTCGCTGCGAACACTCGATCAGCCGCGATGACCGCGAAAAGATTGCCTTGTTCTGCAACGTTCCGGTCGAGGCCGTGATCGAAGAAAAGGACAAGGATTTCTCGATCTACGAAGTCCCCCTGTCGCTCGTCGACAACAAACTCGACGAGCTGGTGGTCAAAAAGCTGGGGCTGCCCGCCTCGAATCTCGACATCACCCCGTGGACCGATCTACTGCATCGTCTGCGAAATCCGCGACACGAAGTTTCGATCGCCGTGGTAGGCAAGTACGCCGAACACAAAGATGCCTATAAATCGATCTACGAAGCGATCGACCACGCCGGCATCCAACACCAGACTCAAATTCGCGTGGGACGTATCCAAAGCGCGGACATTGAGCGTGAAGGCGCCGAACGCTTGCTAAGCGGATACCACGGCATCTTGGTCCCAGGTGGATTCGGCGAGCGGGGAGTCGAGGGCAAAGTCCAAGCGATTCGCTTCGCTCGCGAACGCGGCATCCCGTTCTTTGGCATCTGCCTCGGCATGCAGTGTGCCGTCATTGAGTATGGTCGCAATGTGCTCGAGCTCGAGGCAGCCCACTCAAGCGAATTCGACAAAGACACTCCGCACCCGGTCATCTGCTTGCTCGACGAGCAACAAAACGTCACTCAAATGGGCGGCACGATGCGATTGGGCAGCCAACCGACCAAACTTGACCCCACCAGCATCGCGGGCAAAGCCTACCAAAGCGACCATGTCGATGAACGCCATCGCCATCGCTATGAGTTCAACAACCATTACCGCCAGCAATTCGAAGCCCAAGGGATGCGTTTTGCCGGCACGAGTCCCGATGGCGGGCTGGTCGAAACCATCGAACTGCCCAATCACCCTTGGTTCTTGGCGGTCCAATACCACCCTGAATTCAAGAGCAAACCGTTGAAGGCACACCCGTTGTTCGCCGGATTTGTCGAAGCCGCGGTCGAGCGACGCCTTCGTCGCGAGGACAAAGAGTAG
- a CDS encoding 3-deoxy-manno-octulosonate cytidylyltransferase produces MNHRCMIVIPARLASTRLPEKLLRRAKGKSILEHTWNAACKAEIADAVVIAVDDQKLADEVDAFGGRWVMTSVDCPSGTDRIAEVAAQFPDFDVFINVQGDEPEIDPEAINRVGSLLLNDSKADIATIGTPIRAESLLQDPGCVKIVIATGRSRAGEGESAQRAGFALGATAADKRRGERHDPGSLAGKAIYFSREPVPHFRGGITAETLAMEPPLYWHHVGLYAYRREFLDWFSTQPPSPLEQSERLEQLRAIEAGKRIVVARVETAASGIDTEADFQAFAQRIQ; encoded by the coding sequence ATGAACCACCGCTGTATGATCGTCATTCCTGCCCGCTTAGCCTCGACGCGGCTACCCGAAAAATTGCTCCGCCGAGCCAAGGGAAAGTCGATCCTCGAGCATACCTGGAACGCCGCCTGCAAGGCCGAAATCGCCGATGCAGTGGTAATCGCCGTCGATGACCAAAAACTTGCCGATGAAGTCGATGCATTTGGTGGCCGTTGGGTGATGACGAGCGTCGATTGCCCGAGCGGTACCGATCGGATTGCCGAAGTCGCGGCTCAATTCCCCGATTTTGACGTGTTCATCAACGTCCAAGGGGACGAGCCCGAGATCGATCCCGAGGCGATCAATCGGGTCGGATCGCTCTTGCTCAATGACAGCAAGGCCGACATCGCCACGATTGGAACCCCCATTCGAGCGGAATCTCTCTTGCAGGACCCCGGCTGTGTCAAAATCGTGATCGCAACGGGGCGGAGCAGGGCAGGGGAGGGTGAATCCGCCCAGCGAGCCGGGTTCGCCCTGGGAGCCACCGCCGCAGATAAACGCAGGGGCGAACGCCACGATCCGGGTAGTCTGGCGGGAAAGGCGATCTATTTCAGCCGCGAACCGGTCCCCCATTTCCGCGGGGGCATCACCGCAGAAACGCTGGCGATGGAGCCCCCCCTGTATTGGCACCATGTCGGATTATATGCCTATCGACGAGAATTTCTTGACTGGTTTTCCACCCAACCCCCGAGTCCGCTGGAGCAATCCGAGCGGCTCGAACAACTGCGGGCGATCGAAGCGGGGAAGCGAATCGTGGTCGCCCGGGTCGAAACGGCCGCATCGGGCATCGACACCGAAGCCGATTTCCAAGCATTTGCCCAACGGATCCAATAG
- a CDS encoding DUF1559 domain-containing protein, with the protein MRFLDCKRVTQLCDRPAVCSTHFIRPTRISARCRSRSRGFTLVELLVVISIIGVLVALLLPAVQAAREAARRMQCHNRLHQIGLGLQNYHAAFNQFPMGVIEPRPLWPQGKEFAWSASVLPQMEQTAVWEQIDFGVAYDDPKNAAAAAVVISTFLCPSTPRSDNRRQGRGVTDYGGIYGERIVSTNNPPSGVMIHDRAIRFRDILDGTSMTVMVSEDADFPDGQWISGKNLFDQAFAINQAPRFENDMRSFHPQGVNASFADGSVRFLNESMDLNVLAAICTRAGKEVVSEF; encoded by the coding sequence ATGAGGTTTCTCGATTGCAAACGAGTGACGCAGTTGTGCGATAGGCCTGCGGTCTGTTCGACGCACTTCATTCGCCCTACCCGCATATCCGCTCGATGCCGATCGCGATCCCGCGGCTTCACGTTGGTGGAATTGTTGGTCGTGATCTCGATCATTGGCGTGCTTGTCGCTCTGTTGCTGCCGGCGGTCCAGGCCGCTCGCGAAGCGGCTCGGCGAATGCAGTGTCATAACCGGTTGCACCAGATTGGGTTGGGGTTACAGAACTATCATGCGGCGTTCAACCAATTCCCGATGGGGGTGATCGAGCCTCGCCCGCTGTGGCCACAGGGAAAAGAGTTTGCTTGGTCGGCCTCGGTGTTACCGCAAATGGAGCAGACCGCGGTATGGGAACAGATCGATTTTGGGGTCGCCTACGACGATCCAAAAAATGCCGCCGCCGCGGCGGTCGTGATCTCTACCTTCCTCTGCCCTTCGACACCTCGGAGTGACAATCGGCGGCAAGGACGTGGGGTGACCGATTATGGAGGCATCTACGGTGAGCGAATTGTGTCCACCAACAATCCACCCTCGGGAGTGATGATTCACGACCGAGCAATCCGCTTTCGCGACATTTTGGACGGAACCTCGATGACGGTGATGGTTTCCGAGGATGCTGATTTTCCGGATGGTCAATGGATCAGTGGAAAGAACTTGTTCGATCAAGCCTTTGCGATCAATCAGGCGCCCCGTTTTGAAAACGACATGCGTAGTTTTCATCCCCAAGGCGTCAATGCTTCCTTTGCGGATGGTTCGGTTCGCTTTCTGAATGAAAGTATGGATTTGAACGTGCTGGCGGCGATTTGCACGCGGGCCGGTAAGGAAGTGGTCTCCGAATTTTGA